From Sulfitobacter albidus, a single genomic window includes:
- the dxs gene encoding 1-deoxy-D-xylulose-5-phosphate synthase, translating into MGRHTPQLDRISAPADMKSLSDAELRILADELRDEVIHSVANTGGHLGSSLGVVELTVALHAVFDTPRDKLIWDVGHQCYPHKVLTGRRAQMHTLRQEGGISGFTKRSESPFDPFGAAHSSTSISAALGFSVARDMGQATGDAVAVIGDGSISAGMAYEALNNAGAQGRRMFVILNDNEMSIAPPVGAMSHYMTSLAGSAQPEAAREPGPARDHARRARELVTGAVNDQSTLFENLGFEYIGPIDGHDMDQLLSVLRAARVRSNGPVLIHCCTVKGKGFGPAEEAADRYHGVSSFDPKTGTQAKKRPNAPSYTKIFGEALADEATRDPKLVAITAAMPSGTGLDIFASHHPSRMYDVGIAEQHGVTFAAGLAAGGLKPFCAIYSTFLQRGYDQIVHDVALQNLPVRFAIDRAGLVGADGATHAGAFDIGYLTALPNMVVMAASDEAELVHMVATAAAYDDGPIAFRYPRGEGTGVTIPERGRPLEIGKGLIVRQGFDVAILSFGAHLSESQRAADIIEAQGMTVTVADARFAKPLDTQLIAKLARKHRVLITVEQGAQGGFGAMVLHHLANEGWLDGDLAVRTMTLPDRFIDQGAPDAMYADAGLTAQDIAAIALQAAKVHQVQA; encoded by the coding sequence ATGGGCCGCCATACCCCCCAACTGGATCGCATCTCCGCGCCTGCGGACATGAAATCCCTCTCGGACGCGGAATTGCGCATCCTTGCGGATGAGCTTCGCGATGAGGTGATCCATTCGGTCGCCAATACCGGCGGGCATCTGGGATCCTCACTGGGGGTTGTGGAACTGACGGTCGCCCTGCACGCGGTATTCGATACGCCCCGCGACAAGTTGATCTGGGACGTCGGCCACCAATGCTATCCGCACAAGGTGCTGACCGGGCGCCGCGCCCAGATGCATACCCTGCGTCAGGAAGGGGGCATTTCCGGCTTTACCAAGCGCAGCGAAAGCCCGTTTGATCCGTTTGGTGCCGCCCATTCGTCCACGTCGATCTCGGCGGCGCTTGGATTCAGCGTGGCGCGCGACATGGGCCAGGCGACTGGTGATGCAGTGGCCGTGATCGGCGACGGCTCGATTTCGGCGGGCATGGCCTATGAGGCGCTCAACAATGCGGGCGCCCAGGGCCGGCGGATGTTCGTGATCCTGAACGACAACGAAATGAGCATCGCGCCCCCGGTTGGCGCCATGTCGCACTACATGACCTCGCTTGCCGGATCGGCCCAACCCGAGGCGGCCCGGGAGCCGGGCCCCGCCCGTGACCACGCGCGGCGTGCGCGCGAATTGGTCACCGGGGCGGTCAATGACCAGAGCACGCTGTTTGAAAACCTGGGATTTGAATATATCGGCCCCATCGATGGGCATGACATGGACCAGCTGCTGTCGGTTCTGCGCGCCGCGCGGGTCCGCTCGAACGGGCCGGTGCTGATCCATTGCTGCACGGTCAAGGGCAAGGGCTTTGGCCCCGCCGAAGAGGCCGCCGACCGCTACCACGGTGTCAGCAGTTTTGATCCCAAGACCGGGACACAGGCCAAGAAGCGGCCCAACGCGCCGAGCTATACCAAGATCTTTGGCGAAGCGCTGGCAGACGAGGCGACGCGCGACCCCAAGCTGGTGGCGATCACGGCGGCGATGCCGTCGGGCACGGGGCTCGACATCTTTGCCAGCCACCACCCGTCGCGCATGTATGATGTGGGCATTGCCGAGCAACATGGCGTGACCTTTGCCGCCGGCCTTGCCGCGGGCGGGCTCAAGCCGTTCTGCGCGATCTATTCGACATTCCTGCAACGCGGCTACGACCAGATCGTGCATGACGTGGCCCTGCAAAACCTGCCCGTTCGCTTCGCGATTGACCGCGCGGGCCTCGTGGGCGCCGATGGGGCCACGCATGCGGGTGCCTTCGACATCGGCTATCTGACGGCGCTGCCGAATATGGTCGTCATGGCGGCCTCCGATGAGGCGGAGCTGGTGCATATGGTCGCGACCGCTGCGGCCTACGACGATGGGCCGATTGCGTTCCGCTATCCGCGCGGCGAGGGGACCGGCGTGACGATCCCCGAACGCGGTCGTCCGCTTGAGATCGGCAAGGGGCTGATTGTCCGCCAGGGGTTCGATGTGGCGATCCTGTCCTTCGGTGCGCATCTGAGCGAGAGCCAGCGCGCCGCCGACATCATCGAGGCGCAGGGCATGACCGTCACCGTCGCTGACGCGCGGTTTGCCAAACCGCTGGACACCCAGCTGATTGCCAAGCTCGCGCGCAAGCACCGCGTGCTGATCACGGTTGAACAGGGCGCGCAGGGCGGATTTGGCGCGATGGTGCTGCACCACCTCGCGAACGAGGGCTGGCTGGACGGCGATCTGGCCGTGCGCACGATGACGCTGCCCGATCGCTTCATCGATCAGGGCGCGCCCGATGCGATGTACGCCGATGCCGGCCTCACCGCGCAGGACATCGCGGCCATCGCGCTCCAGGCGGCGAAGGTGCATCAGGTCCAGGCGTGA
- the idi gene encoding isopentenyl-diphosphate Delta-isomerase, which translates to MTDIMIPAWIDGTLQPVEKLDAHLRGLRHKAVSVFVMAGDDMLIQRRALGKYHTPGLWANTCCTHPEWDEDDLTCAHRRLREELGITDVTPRHRGQVEYRADVGGGLIEHELVEVFVVEATRDLPLDPNPEEVMDTRWINRADLMMDLTATPEIFTPWLRIYMQQHAGLIFAQTA; encoded by the coding sequence ATGACCGACATCATGATCCCCGCCTGGATCGACGGCACCCTGCAACCGGTCGAAAAGCTTGACGCACATCTGCGCGGGTTGCGGCACAAGGCCGTGTCGGTGTTTGTCATGGCGGGCGATGACATGCTGATCCAGCGCCGCGCGTTGGGGAAATATCACACGCCGGGGCTTTGGGCGAATACCTGCTGCACCCATCCCGAATGGGACGAGGACGATCTGACCTGCGCGCACCGCCGCCTTCGCGAAGAGCTGGGGATCACGGACGTTACGCCGCGCCACCGCGGGCAGGTCGAATACCGCGCCGATGTGGGCGGCGGGCTGATCGAGCATGAGCTGGTCGAGGTTTTCGTCGTCGAGGCGACGCGTGATCTGCCGCTTGACCCCAATCCGGAGGAGGTCATGGACACCCGCTGGATCAACCGGGCTGATCTGATGATGGATCTGACCGCCACGCCAGAGATTTTCACCCCCTGGCTGCGCATCTATATGCAGCAGCACGCAGGTCTGATCTTTGCCCAAACCGCCTGA
- a CDS encoding geranylgeranyl diphosphate reductase, protein MFDVVVVGGGPSGATAAADLVRSGHTVAFIDRDGRIKPCGGAVPPRLIADFNIPDSQIVARIRTARMISPTQRQVDIPIENGYVGMVDREHFDEFLRIRAEAAGAERITGTFTKITRDDAGTHVHYRHKASGEDRVARCKLVIGADGARSNVAKAEVPGGDKIPYVIAYHEIIEAPAKTEHYDPMRCDVIYDGAISPDFYGWVFPHGAQASVGMGTGLDGVDLKKATADLRVASGLENCKTIRREGAPIPLRPMDRWDNGRDVVLAGDAAGVVAPSSGEGIYYAMVGGRVAATAAAACLTTGRVSDLKLARKLFMREHKQVFRVLGAMQNAYYRSDARRERFVSLCHDVDVQRLTFEAYMNKKLVKARPLAHLKIGVKNLAHLTGLVAQTRV, encoded by the coding sequence ATGTTCGATGTTGTCGTTGTAGGGGGTGGACCCTCGGGTGCGACCGCCGCCGCCGATCTGGTCCGCTCGGGCCACACGGTTGCGTTTATCGACCGGGACGGGCGGATCAAGCCCTGTGGCGGGGCGGTGCCCCCGCGTCTGATCGCGGATTTCAACATCCCCGACAGCCAGATCGTCGCGCGCATCCGCACCGCGCGCATGATTTCGCCAACCCAGCGTCAGGTCGATATCCCGATCGAGAACGGCTATGTCGGCATGGTTGACCGCGAACATTTCGACGAGTTTCTGCGCATCCGGGCCGAGGCCGCGGGCGCCGAGCGGATCACCGGCACCTTCACCAAGATCACGCGCGACGACGCGGGCACCCACGTGCACTACCGCCACAAGGCGAGCGGCGAGGACCGCGTGGCGCGTTGCAAGCTGGTGATCGGCGCGGATGGCGCACGTTCCAACGTCGCCAAGGCCGAGGTGCCCGGCGGCGACAAGATCCCCTATGTCATCGCCTACCACGAGATCATCGAAGCGCCGGCCAAGACCGAACACTACGATCCCATGCGTTGCGATGTCATCTATGACGGGGCGATTTCGCCCGATTTCTACGGCTGGGTGTTCCCGCACGGCGCGCAGGCGAGTGTCGGCATGGGCACGGGCCTCGACGGGGTTGACCTGAAGAAGGCGACCGCCGATCTGCGCGTGGCTTCCGGGCTTGAGAACTGCAAAACGATCCGGCGCGAGGGCGCGCCGATCCCGCTGCGCCCGATGGACCGCTGGGACAACGGGCGCGATGTGGTGCTGGCGGGTGATGCGGCGGGCGTCGTGGCACCCTCGTCGGGCGAGGGGATATATTACGCGATGGTCGGTGGCCGTGTTGCCGCCACCGCTGCCGCCGCCTGTCTGACCACCGGCCGGGTGAGCGATCTGAAACTGGCGCGCAAGCTGTTCATGCGCGAACATAAACAGGTGTTCCGCGTGCTGGGTGCAATGCAAAACGCCTACTACCGCTCGGACGCGCGGCGCGAGCGGTTCGTGTCGCTCTGCCACGACGTGGACGTGCAGCGCCTGACGTTCGAGGCCTACATGAACAAAAAGCTGGTCAAAGCGCGCCCCTTGGCCCATCTGAAAATTGGCGTTAAGAACCTGGCCCATCTGACCGGGCTCGTGGCACAAACGCGGGTCTGA
- a CDS encoding BCD family MFS transporter: MQLSWIQIARLGLVQMALGAIVVLTTSTLNRLMVVEFALPAVLPGALVGLHYGIQLSRPRWGFISDTGGNRTAWIIGGMAVLAAGGFGAAFAVTLFAGSYALALALSVLAYTLIGLGVGASGTSLLALLATTTAPHRRAAAATITWLMMIFGIALTAGLAGSFLDPYSPARLLSVVAVVVLAAFALTVIAVGRIERGLAARPPEPHVPFMDGLREVWAERRARNFTLFVFLSMNAYFMQELILEPFAGLVFGFTPGQSTQLSGAQNGGVFVGMLTVGIMATGLKIGSLRAWVVSGCLGSAVALALIALTGTGSLALPFTALVVGLGFFNGMFAVAAIGSMMALASDGRERREGTRMGLWGAAQAIAAGFGGLTGAAAVDLLRTGLADGPAFGAVFALEGALFIAAAVMAWHILSTTTAQASPALVPGE, encoded by the coding sequence ATGCAGCTCTCGTGGATCCAGATCGCCCGGCTGGGGCTGGTTCAGATGGCGCTTGGCGCGATTGTGGTGCTGACGACATCGACCCTGAACCGGCTGATGGTGGTGGAGTTCGCCCTGCCCGCCGTTCTGCCCGGCGCGTTGGTCGGGCTGCACTACGGCATCCAGCTGTCACGCCCGCGCTGGGGGTTCATCTCGGATACCGGCGGAAATCGCACCGCGTGGATCATCGGCGGCATGGCGGTGCTGGCGGCGGGCGGGTTTGGCGCGGCCTTTGCGGTGACGCTGTTTGCGGGCAGCTACGCGCTGGCGCTCGCATTGTCGGTGCTCGCCTATACGCTGATCGGGCTGGGCGTCGGCGCCTCGGGCACGTCGCTGCTGGCGCTTTTGGCGACCACCACCGCGCCCCACCGCCGTGCGGCGGCGGCGACGATCACATGGCTGATGATGATCTTTGGCATTGCGCTGACCGCGGGCCTTGCGGGCAGCTTCCTGGATCCCTACTCCCCCGCGCGGCTGTTGAGCGTCGTGGCGGTGGTCGTGCTCGCCGCCTTTGCGCTGACGGTGATCGCCGTGGGACGCATCGAACGCGGTCTCGCCGCCCGCCCGCCCGAGCCGCACGTTCCGTTCATGGATGGCCTGCGCGAAGTCTGGGCCGAGCGGCGCGCGCGCAATTTCACGCTGTTCGTCTTCCTGTCGATGAACGCCTACTTCATGCAGGAGCTGATCCTTGAGCCTTTCGCGGGCCTCGTGTTCGGCTTTACCCCCGGACAATCCACGCAGCTGTCGGGCGCGCAGAACGGCGGCGTCTTTGTGGGGATGCTGACCGTGGGCATCATGGCAACGGGCCTCAAGATCGGGAGCCTGCGGGCCTGGGTCGTCTCGGGCTGTCTTGGCTCTGCCGTGGCGCTGGCGCTGATCGCACTGACGGGAACCGGATCATTGGCGCTGCCATTCACCGCGCTGGTCGTCGGCCTTGGCTTTTTCAACGGGATGTTTGCGGTCGCGGCGATCGGGTCGATGATGGCGCTGGCCTCCGACGGGCGGGAACGACGCGAGGGCACGCGCATGGGCCTTTGGGGCGCGGCGCAAGCCATCGCCGCGGGCTTTGGCGGGCTGACCGGTGCCGCCGCTGTTGATTTGCTACGCACGGGGCTGGCCGATGGCCCGGCCTTTGGCGCTGTCTTTGCGCTTGAGGGCGCCCTGTTTATCGCCGCCGCCGTCATGGCGTGGCATATCCTGTCCACCACCACCGCGCAGGCCTCGCCCGCGCTTGTTCCGGGAGAATAG
- the chlG gene encoding chlorophyll synthase ChlG, translating into MSVASSPTLRRLPDPAAALQLIKPITWFPPMWAYLCGVVSSGASPSGQWTLVILGIILAGPIVCGMSQAANDWCDRHVDAINEPMRPIPSGRIPGRWGLWIALAMSALSLVVGYQLGPWGFGATVVGVAAAWAYSAEPVRLKRSGWWGPGLVGLCYEGLPWFTGAAVLSAGAPSIPVVVVAALYALGAHGIMTLNDFKALEGDTATGVNSLPVTLGPARAARVACWIMAVPQLGVIVLLATWGKPLHAVAITGVLFAQLAAMRVLLRDPKGRAPWYNGTGVTLYVSGMMIAAFALRGIG; encoded by the coding sequence ATGTCCGTAGCCTCCTCTCCCACACTGCGCCGACTGCCGGATCCGGCGGCGGCCTTGCAGTTGATAAAGCCGATAACGTGGTTTCCGCCCATGTGGGCGTATCTGTGCGGCGTCGTCTCATCGGGGGCGTCTCCAAGCGGTCAGTGGACATTGGTGATACTGGGAATCATCCTAGCAGGGCCCATCGTCTGTGGCATGAGCCAGGCCGCCAATGATTGGTGTGACCGGCACGTCGATGCGATCAACGAGCCGATGCGCCCGATCCCTTCGGGCCGGATACCGGGACGCTGGGGCCTGTGGATCGCGTTGGCGATGTCGGCACTGTCGCTTGTGGTGGGCTATCAGCTTGGGCCGTGGGGATTTGGCGCGACTGTTGTGGGTGTGGCCGCCGCCTGGGCCTATTCCGCCGAACCGGTGCGCCTGAAACGCTCGGGGTGGTGGGGGCCGGGTCTGGTTGGGTTGTGTTACGAGGGGTTGCCGTGGTTTACCGGCGCTGCCGTGTTGTCGGCGGGCGCGCCGTCGATTCCGGTGGTGGTGGTCGCGGCACTCTACGCGCTTGGCGCGCACGGCATCATGACCCTCAACGATTTCAAGGCGCTCGAAGGGGATACGGCCACCGGGGTGAACTCCCTGCCCGTCACGCTGGGGCCCGCGCGCGCGGCGCGGGTGGCCTGCTGGATCATGGCGGTGCCGCAGCTGGGCGTGATCGTGCTTCTGGCGACGTGGGGCAAACCGCTTCATGCCGTGGCTATCACCGGAGTTCTTTTTGCGCAGCTCGCCGCGATGCGCGTGCTGCTGCGTGATCCAAAAGGGCGCGCGCCCTGGTACAACGGCACCGGCGTCACCCTTTATGTCTCCGGCATGATGATCGCCGCCTTTGCCCTGCGGGGGATCGGCTGA
- a CDS encoding c-type cytochrome — protein MTKFAATAVTLALLGAPAFADGHATGDADAGEKVFNKCKACHMIQDADGNDIVKGGRTGPNLYGLYQRVAGSTDFRYGDSIVEAGEAGLEWNEEEFVKYVADPKEYLAEYLDDKKARSKMSFKLRKEEEAADVWAYIVSVGPEPKEEDGES, from the coding sequence ATGACAAAATTCGCAGCAACCGCTGTTACCCTCGCCCTTCTTGGTGCACCGGCTTTTGCCGATGGCCACGCAACGGGCGACGCCGACGCAGGTGAGAAGGTCTTTAACAAGTGCAAGGCCTGCCACATGATCCAGGACGCTGACGGCAATGACATCGTCAAGGGCGGCCGCACCGGCCCGAACCTTTATGGCCTGTACCAGCGCGTTGCCGGCTCGACCGACTTCCGTTACGGCGACTCGATCGTTGAGGCGGGTGAAGCCGGGCTGGAGTGGAACGAAGAAGAATTCGTGAAATACGTGGCCGATCCCAAGGAATACCTCGCCGAGTATCTCGACGACAAAAAAGCGCGCTCGAAGATGTCGTTCAAACTGCGCAAGGAAGAAGAGGCAGCGGACGTCTGGGCCTACATCGTCTCCGTCGGGCCAGAGCCCAAGGAAGAAGACGGCGAAAGCTGA
- a CDS encoding cobalamin B12-binding domain-containing protein gives MTDRERDRSLFHDGLYRKTVTEIGTLRTKLPEDVFTSLAREVIRRLVDHPVVLSSAIAFPSDARIDELSRALLLPNPLAGKAFIARIQAQGASVETVYLAYLAEAARRLGTWWSEDKISWAEATVATGHIYAVMRGLRPLFKPTRPRGNQRAALFMPVPGENHTLGIEMAADLATKDGWDITLKRDLDHDGLVQYAAQSGHMIIGLSAAGEHSLNALAKVIVALRIRLPEASILVSGNIVRSAPDLVRLMGADATEAEFDPALQQLNTLWDLSNQQADVG, from the coding sequence ATGACAGATCGTGAACGCGATCGGTCTTTGTTTCATGATGGTCTGTATCGCAAGACCGTCACGGAGATAGGGACATTACGGACAAAACTACCGGAGGACGTATTCACGTCGCTGGCACGGGAGGTGATCAGACGTCTTGTCGATCACCCCGTTGTGCTGTCGTCGGCCATCGCCTTTCCGTCCGACGCGCGAATTGACGAGCTTTCGCGGGCGCTCTTGCTACCCAACCCGCTCGCGGGCAAGGCTTTCATCGCACGGATCCAGGCGCAGGGGGCGTCCGTCGAAACAGTCTATCTCGCCTATCTGGCAGAGGCGGCGCGCCGTCTTGGCACCTGGTGGTCAGAGGACAAGATCAGCTGGGCCGAAGCCACCGTCGCCACCGGTCACATCTATGCGGTCATGCGCGGGCTCAGACCCTTGTTCAAACCCACGCGACCCCGGGGAAACCAGCGCGCGGCGCTCTTCATGCCGGTGCCCGGAGAGAATCACACGCTCGGGATTGAGATGGCCGCGGACCTTGCGACGAAGGACGGCTGGGATATCACCCTGAAACGCGATCTCGATCACGACGGGCTTGTGCAATATGCTGCACAATCAGGCCATATGATCATCGGGCTTTCCGCCGCAGGCGAACATTCGCTTAACGCATTGGCCAAGGTGATCGTGGCCCTGCGCATCCGTCTGCCCGAAGCCTCGATCCTCGTCAGCGGCAACATCGTCCGCAGTGCGCCGGATCTGGTGCGTCTGATGGGTGCGGACGCAACCGAAGCCGAGTTCGATCCGGCATTGCAGCAGCTCAACACGCTCTGGGACCTGTCAAATCAACAGGCGGACGTCGGATAG